One genomic region from Yersinia canariae encodes:
- a CDS encoding transposase gives MIYIERLEFIHKSGDVLYPAKITRKSSGKTAFHLVPFGLDKTEDLVEVEDPSEAIRLVLDERHSIRCSTLKATITDKKGKRIKRTGIYSIEGVSIKEYIVR, from the coding sequence ATGATTTACATTGAACGCCTTGAATTTATCCATAAAAGTGGAGACGTGCTGTACCCTGCCAAGATAACAAGAAAATCATCGGGAAAAACCGCCTTCCACCTTGTACCATTTGGCCTTGATAAGACCGAGGACCTTGTAGAGGTGGAAGATCCTTCAGAAGCAATTCGGCTGGTGCTTGATGAACGTCATTCCATTCGCTGCAGCACACTTAAAGCCACTATTACTGATAAAAAAGGCAAGCGAATTAAGCGAACAGGCATATACAGCATTGAGGGTGTTAGCATAAAAGAATACATCGTCAGGTAA